Within uncultured Methanoregula sp., the genomic segment CTGCCATGATCTACGGGGAAAGGATAGTGGACCCTGAAACCAATGAACCAGTCGGGTTACGGGGTATCATCATCGATCTCACTCTGAGGAAAAAGGAAGCGCTGGCTCTCAGGAAATGCCAGGGAAGGCTCAGGCTCGCGCTCGAAGCGGGTCATATCGGGATCTGGGATGTCGATATCCAGAATATGCAGGTCCATGATATCAGCAGATGGATCAATGGCATGCTGGGATACGATCTGGATCATGATGTTCTCTCCATAGAAAATGTCATACCTTTTATCCATCCCCTTGATATGCCGGGTATAATCCTTGCATTCAGGGATTATTCAAACGGAAAAGTTCCTCTTTTCGAGTGCGGGTTCAGGGTAAAACGTCACGACGGTATCTGGATTCAGGTCGTTGTCCGCGGGCAGATGATCGAACAGGATAGTAACGGACAGCCTTTATGGATTACCGGCATAGTCCATGCTCTCAATGCTGCATCCGGGGCACTTACGGATCCTGATGAAAATTCTCCCTTGCCCGCGATCCCGGCGAAACAGTACAACAACCCGTAAAACACGTCCGCTCTTGCCCGAAAATGATGAACAGGGGTTCACGCATTTTGCCCCGGGTAAGTAATTACCGGCTCCTGCCACTTCCCGGCAATGCCCGGAACCGGCGTCCTCTCCTTTGCCGGAACCCGGTGAAGGAATCCGGGGTTTGGCAACCATTAAAACCATTACGGTAAACACTGTGTACGAAAATCAGGGGCGTTTACCGGAATGAGTTTTTTGTATTTCGACCAGGTATACAAACGCCCCCTTGCCATCCCTCTTATCATTGCGATCAGCGCCACAGCAACGCTCGCCGTCAATGGCTATGGCCTTACTCATGGGATAACGAATGTCCTCCCCCATCTTTTCTATATCCCGATCATTCTTGCCGCTTATTATTATCCCCGGCGCGGACTCCTCGTCTCTGTTTGCATCTCGGTTCTGTATTTTGCCGAAGTAGTACTGGTATATCCTGCAGTTTCTGATATCTGGCTGGCGACTGTTGCCCGGTGTATTGTCTTCATCGTTCTTGCCGGGTTGTTCTCCTGGTTAAGCGGGAAGATGCACAGCGACACGCGGATGTGTCGCCGGCTGGTCTCAATGGTCCGGTCCTCCAATGATGCGATCATCGGTAAAACTCTTGATGGTATCATCACGGACTGGAACGAAGGTGCCGAGAACCTCTACGGGTATACCGCCGGGGAAGCGATCGGAGAATCCATTTCGCTGATTATGCCTGTAAGCCGGGCTTCTGAAATGACGACGCTCCTGGAAAAGGTCCGGAATGGTGAACCGGTTGAGCGGTATGAAACGGAACGGATAACCAAAGACGGGAGAATTATCCAGGTCTCCCTCTCCATATCCCCGATAAAAAATGAAGAAGGCATTGTTATCGGGGCTTCGACCAGTGCTCACGATATCACGGTGCAGAAAGAGATGCAGGACCAGATCCTCCGGTCGAGGAATGAGTGGGAGCTAACCTTCGATGCAGTTCCCGATATGATCGCCATCATCGACCGGAACCACCGGATTGTGCGGATCAATCAGTCCATGGCCAGGAGACTCAACCTCACTCCTGAAGAGGCTGTCGGCCGGGCCTGTTACCAGCTCGTGCACAATCTCTCCGCTCCCCTGGAAATCTGCCCCCACTCCCGGCTCCTTATCGACGGGAATTCCCATTCCGCTGAGATTCACGAAAATGCCCTCGATGGGGAATTCCAGATAACCGTCTCCCCGCTGCACAACCCTGCGGGCGAAGTGACCGGGAGTGTTCATATCCTTCACGACATCACCGCGTTCAGGAAAGCCCAGGACGTCCTGGAGGACCGGGAACGTTTTCTCAACCGTCTCCTTGAGACGATTTCCAATCCGATTTTCTACAAGGATAAAAACGGTTTTTTTCTGGGATGCAACTCATCGTTTGAAAAATACCTGGGTCTCAGAAAAGACCAGATTATCGGAAAGACGGTCTATGATATTGCCCCCAAAGAGCTCGCTGACATTTATTTCCGGAAAGACAGCGAGCTCTTCGCATCCCCCGGCACCCAGATCTATGAATCGCAGGTGCGTTACGCGGACGGCACCGTACACGATGTCATCTTCACCAAGTCCACGTTCAACGGCCGGGATGGCAGGATCGAAGGTCTTGTGGGAGTAATTCTCGATATCACGGATCGCAAGCAGTGGGAACTGGCCCTGCAGCAGGCAAACAACAAGCTCAATATGCTCTCCTCGATAACACGGCATGACATCCTCAACCAGCTCATGGGACTACGGGCATTTCTTGAATTGTCCCGGGAGATGGTAACCGATCCCGAAGTCCAGGGATTTATCGAAGGTGAGGAACGCGCAGCAGAAGCCATCGGGAGGCAGATCGAGTTCACCCGGTATTACCAGGATATCGGGGTCCAGGCCCCCCGGTGGCACGATCTCGGACAGATCGTTCGAAGTTCCCTGTCGCAACTGAACCTGGGACATACATCGGTGGATATTAAATTACCGGATACCGAGGTTTACGCAGATCCCCTCATTGAGAAAGTGTTTTACAATCTCGTGGAAAATTCGCTCCGCCATGGCGAGGGTGTGACTCGTATAACATTCTCCCAGGAGGAAACTCCCGAGGGGCTGGTCGTGTCGTACATGGACGATGGTATCGGGATATCTTCAGAGGATAAGGCCCGGCTTTTCCAGAAAGGGTTTGGCAAGAATACCGGTCTCGGTCTCTTTCTGTCCCGCGAGATCCTCTCGATCACCGGCCTTTCCATCCGCGAAACCGGTATACCCGGGAGCGGTGTCCGGTTCGAGATTATTGCACCGAAGGGAAAGTACAGGATCCACTCCCCATCCGGTCCCTGATATGAGCTGCCCATGCACCCCCGATCATTCCCCACCCCCGTGAGCGTGATACCCGATGCCTGAGAAAACCGTTCCTCCCAGCCCGTTACCGGCATTTCTTGCCCTGCAGAAAGCTGAAATGACCGAGTACCTGATCTACACGAAGATAGCAGCCGCAACAAAAGATCCCCATAACCGGGAAGTCCTTACACGGATTGCCGGTGAAGAGCTCCACCATTACCAGATCTGGAAACGGTATACGCAAAAAGATGTCCCCCCGTCATTCGTTCTCGCATGGATCTATGCCCTCGCAGCCCGGATCCTCGGGATTACGTTCACCCTCAAGATCCTTGAGCGGGTCGAACACCGGGCGCAGAACCTGGACCGGACAATGCCCTCCGACATACCGGAAGTTGCGGGGATCCTTGAGAACGAAGAACGGCATGAACAGGAGCTCATAGCCCTCATTGACGAAGAGCGGCTGAAATATGTTGGCTCCGTGGTGCTCGGACTCAACGATGCCCTCGTGGAATTTACCGGCACGCTCGCAGGGCTCACGTTTGCCATCCAGAACACCCAGATCATTGCCGTTGCCGGTCTTATCATGGGGGTAGCGGCTTCCCTTTCCATGGCAGCATCGGAATACCTCTCGCAGCGTTCGGACGCCGGGCCCACCGACCCCTTCAAGGCATCGGTTTATACCGGTTTCACGTATATCGTGACCGTTGCTATCCTGATCCTGCCATTCCTCGTCCTTCCGTCTCCCTATCTTGCGCTCGTATTTACGCTGTGCGGGGCTGTGAGCATTATCTTCTTCTTTACCTTCTACATCTCGGTAGCCAGGGACCTCCCCTTCTGGAGGAGGTTTGGCGAGATGGCTGCGATCAGTCTTGGCATTGCAGCGATATCCTTTGTTATCGGCCTCGTAATACGGGTATTTTTGAATGTCAATGTCTAGGAAACCTTCCTGCCTCTTTTTTTACGGAGTATGTTCCGCCCGTTTTCCGGAATACAGATTGGTAGATTTATTAATTCAGAGATTATTCACAACGTATGCATATTGGGCGTGGATTTTCTGATCTCTGCAGGGAGATAACTCCTGTCATTATGGTATCCGCGCTCCGCAAATACGGGTATGGTGTTGTATGAAAGGGCTGTCGTTCCGCCTGCCGGCCTGCAGCGTTCTTGTAAAAATCCTGCTGGTATTTCTTGTCCTTTCGGTCCTGTCACTCCTTGTTTGCGGTCTTGTGGCGTATGTCACGATCAGCAATGTAGGGTTCTCCGCAGAAAAGGACAGCATCTCTCTTGGAAACAAGGCAGTCGATGCTGCTACCGGCGCCCTGAAGGATGCTGCTGAAAAAAACCTGGTCCAGCTGGCTTCCGATCAAGCGGATCTTACCAATGTCCTTTTTGAGGACACGATCACCGAGATGGAGATCCTTGCCACACAGGCCGAAACGGCAGGATACAATTCTCCGATCGCCCCCCTCACCCGACCCTACGCCCGGGAGAATCCCCCGGCTGATCCCGCGGACGCGACCGTCATCTTTCTTGCACCCGGTTCCCGTGCCACAAAAGATTCCGAGGAGTACCGTACCGTTGCCGGCATGAGCGATCTTCTCCGGGGCGTGTATTATGCCGATGGCAACCTCACGAGCGTTTACGTTGTTACTGATTCCGGGATTGTTGTGATGTATCCCTGGCGGAGTTTTGAAAACGGTACTATAGATCCCCGGAACCGTGACTGGTTTACCGGTGCAGAAAAGGCAGGGGATGTCTACTGGTCTGAACCGTACAGGGATTCTGCAACGAATGATATCGTGGTGACATCTTCAAAAGCAGTCCGGACCCGGTTTGGTACCTGGGTTGTCGGGAGCGATGTTACGGTCGGTGATATCAATTCGGCCTTCCTCAACCAGGCACTTGACGGACGGGGCTATGCAGTACTCATGGATAACAAGGGCACAATTATCAGCCGCCCCAATCTCTCCTCGGGAGAAACCATGGGTGCGGGAACGTACGTTCCGGAAAATGTATTCCGGGGCGATAATCCTGCCCTTGCAGTAATCAGCAGGAACATGACTGCTGGCAAAAAAGGCCTTGAAACGACAAATTTCAACAATGTCGAGACATATGTTGCCTATGCCCCGGTCAGATCCCTGAACTGGAGTTTTGCTGTTTCCATGCCTGTAGATGAGATCACGGCACCAATACAACCCACCCGGGATATGATCGTTGCGGCAACCATTCTCACTGGTGCCCGGATCGATGAGCAGACAGACCGCGTACGGGATATCTTTACCGTACTCGTCCTGGCCCTCATCATTGTTGTCGCCATCCTTTCTGTTTACCTGGCACGGATCATAACCCGTCCCGTGGAAGCTCTTAAGAAAGGTACACTGGCTATCGGCCATGGGGATCTGGATTACCGGGTCCGGCTGGAAACCCGCGACGAGTTCGAGGACCTTGCCCACTCATTCAACCAGATGGCCGGTGATCTCAGGAAAAATATTGACGAACTCCGGCGTACGACCGCAGAGAAAGAGCGGTATACAAAAGAGCTCGAGATTGCAAAGGAGATCCAGGAGAGTTTCCTTCCCGAGTTCATCCCGGAGATCCCCGGTTACGATATCGCTGCCACAACCATCCCCGCCATGGAGATCGGGGGTGACCTGTATGATTTCCTCCCTCTCAAAGGCGGGCACTGGGGTTTCCTGATCGCCGATGTGTCCGGGAAGAGTGTGAGTGCTGCCCTGTATATGGCGCTGTCCCGGACACTCTTCCACGCGAGCGGAAGCGAACATCAGCACCCAAGCGCGACCGTCCAGTGGGTGAACCGGATGCTCTTTGATGACGGGCGATCGGGTATGTTCATCACGGTCTTTTACGGGGTGCTCGATCCGGAAAAAAAGACATTTGCCTATGTCAACGCGGGGCACAATCCTCCGATCCTCGTGAAGAAGAACGGGGAGAAGGCCCGCTACCTGGAAGGCCGGGATATCGCACTGGGTGTGCTTCCGGAAGTGAAAGCCGCCTCGCATGCCCTTCTCCTGGAACCGGGCGATCTCCTCGTCTTGTATACGGACGGGATAACGGAGGCGTTCAACGAGGTGAATGTGGATTTCAGTGAAGAACGCCTGGTTGCCTACCTGGAGAAGAACCGGTCTCTCCCGGCCCGGGAAATTCTCGCAGGTCTTTTAGCCGAGATCCAGGAATTCCGGGGTAATGCCCCCCAGTCAGATGATATTACCCTGCTCGTGATCCGGGTGGAGTGATACGAAGGACCTGGCCCGGAAATTGCACACCCGGGTCCGGAAATGTTCCGGAAAATACGTGAAAATCTTCAGGGTATTCCCTTATCGCCCCGCTTGATTGGGTCGCGGGTGATGTTCAGGGTAGTGACATCCATGCTCGGCCGGGCCTCATGCCGGATCCCTGCGATGCCGGCGGCCTGTTCGTCAAGGTTCGTTATGAGCAGTTCCAGTTCTGAAATGTCATGATCCTTTTTCAGTTCACTGAGTAATACACCAATAACTGACCGTTCTTTCGGCTGTCTGACTGCCGGATCGCCAAGGTACGCATAGCAGAGTGCAGCCTGGTAGGCCTGGGTAAGAGTCACCAGTTCATCCAGGAGGGCTTTACGGTAACCCGGCCCGGATTCCTGCCCGAATGCTTCAAGCCAACGGGTGATCCGGACATATTCCTGCCACATTTCAGAGGGAATTTCCGCACCCTCTTCCACGAGGGTATCGAGAAGTGCGAGGGTGCGGGCTTTCTCGTAGCTGGGAACGTACGCCGAAAACGCCCCGGAATATTCAGGATCAGAAAAATGCGCCCGGGCATTCCCGACCGCGGATGCGAATTCCTGCAATCGGTGCCGTAGAGAGTCGATCGGTGTCGGGTCCATGGGAATGCCTGTTGTCACTTCGAATTGCGGGGGAGGGATTGCTCTAAAGAACCAATGAGAAATGTGTCTTTTGTATTGCCCGTTTTGCTTAAAAAAAGTTTCCAGAAACCCCGTAGTTTTTTTTCTGTCGGATCTTTACCCCAAACCGTCCGTTCATCCAAACTCAAACCCACGGATCTTTTTATCCGGAAAAACCATGATTGATGCATAATATCATGTCTCACGAAGTCACCGACAATAGTGCCGCGGAAGGATCGTACTCCTCCAAGCAGCGGACGGTTCTTACCAGCCTTGTTGTTGATTTCGTTCTCTGGCTCCCCGATATTGCTGCGGCCATCCTCTCCGGTTCGATCGTCCTGTTTGCCGATGCCGTGAAATGCGCAAACGAGATCCTTGCAACCTTCTTTGCCTATCTCACGATCCGGAAGATGGCGAAAGGTGGCGCCGGGGTATACGATTACGGCATGGGAAAATTCGAGACGGTCACCTCTGTTATCACGGGTGGGGTGATGTTCATCTCGCTCGCTCTTGTCTTCCTCGTGGCTATCTATCGGATCGCCGTACCTGCGGAGATTGTCCATGAGGGGGCATACCTGGGTATTTTCCTGATGGTTGTCGGCGTCTGTACGAATTCCTGGCTCTGGCACAAGAACCTCCGGCTGTACCGGAAGGAACCGTCCCCAATCATGGATTCGCAATGGCGCCTTTTCAGAACCAAGGCGTTCTCGGATTTTGTTGTTCTGCTCTCCCTTATTGCAACCATCGGACTCTCTCATTATGGCTGGTCGCTCTATATCGACCCCCTGGCATCCTTCGTTATTGCCGGGTTCCTGCTCTTCTCCGGCTACCGGGTCATCACTACCTCGCTCCCCGATCTCCTCGACAAAACACTTGATGAAGAGCTCCAGATGGTGATTGTCCGGCACCTGGCGGATTTTTTCCATGATTACTCTGCACTCCACGGTGTCCGTTCCCGCCGCTCCGGCAACAACGTATACATCGAGATCTTCCTCGAATTTGATGGTGAACATCGAATGAGTGAAGTTCAGGATAACATCAACCGGATCAAACAGTCGCTTGAGGCAACGATTCCCCGGAGTCATGTGAGTATTGTTCCCACCACTGCGCCCGTGAACTCCGACGGATCACCGGATGATAAGGCAAAAAAGGCATGAGACTGGTTTATCGTATCATTTTTACCGGTTTTTCCCGCAGATTTTAAAGAATCGAACGGTCTGCGATACAAAACCGTATGTTTTTCTGTTCCGGCCCCCACATTCCGGAACAAATACCTCAGGATTCTTTCCATGAAGACCATTCTTTATTATTTTACCGGCACCGGAAACTCGCTTGCTGCAGCACGGGGTCTCGCCCGTGGTATTGAGAACTGCGAACTGGTGTCTATAGCCTCAGTCGGGGAAAATATCCCGGAGATTGTCCCGGCCGCAGACCGGGTCGGCATTGTGTGCCCGGTCTATTTCTCCGGACTTCCTGTTATGGTCGCATCGTTTGCCTCCCGTCTCAACATTTCCCGTTCCGGCTACACGTTTGCTGTGGTTACCATGGGTGGCTCTGGTGGCATTCCGACCCTCCGGCAGCTCGACAGTATCCTTGCGAAACAGCCCGGGCAGGGGCTTGATGCCGGGTTCACTGTGAAGATGCCAGGCAATTATATCCTGTTGTACGAATCCCCGACAGGACCGAAGCGGGAAAAGATCCTTGCAGCTGCAGATCAGAAAATTGCAGAAATAACTTCGGCTGTTGATATGGGTCTCGCTGTACGAATTCCCTTCTCACTGACCGGCGAACTCATCCACCGCCTCTTCTATCCACGGTTCGCCCGCCATGTCCATGAAGATGACCGTAATTTCTCGGTCACGGAAAAATGCACATCATGCGGAACCTGCGCCGCCGTGTGTCCTGCTCGTAATATCGAGATCCAGGATGGGCGACCATCATGGCTGCATCACTGCGAGCTCTGCTGTGCCTGCATCCACATCTGTCCCACGCGGGCAATCGGGGCCGGGCAAAGCACTGCAAAGCGGGAACGATACCGGAACCCTTCGGTTAGTATCGCTGACCTGAAAAAACAGCCCGGGGAATAATTTTTCCCTGATTGCATTCCGTTATATTTCGGGCTGCTGCTGTGTACCGCAATGGAATGAGCCGAACCCTTCAACCATGGCCCGGGCATTAATCCCCACAACCTTCCTTCCGGGAAAGAGTTCCTGCAGGATCCTGATCGCCTCTGCATCAGCCGGGTCGCCAAATATCGGGACAATGACCGTGGTATTGCCGATGTAAAAATTCGTATAACTCGCCGGGTACCGTTCATCCCCGTCTGCAATCTTTTTCGGCATGGGCAGCTTTACAACGGTAAGCGGTTGCCCTTCCTGATCACACGACTGGCGGAGAATTTCGTAATTCTCATGGAGGGCAGCGTAATTTTCATCGGTACTATCCGTTTCGTACGCGCAGACTACCGTCGAAGGGCCGACGAACCGGGCAATATCATCGATGTGGCCATCGGTATCGTCCCCCTCGACCCCTTTATTGAGCCAGATCACCTGTTCGACACCGAGCCAGGCCTTTAGCTTCTCCTCTATTTCATCGGCAGATAGTGAGGGGTTGCGGTTGGGATTGAGGAGGCAGGCCCTGGTGGTCAGGACCGTTCCCCTGCCGTTCACATCGATTGAGCCGCCTTCAAGAATGATCCCCGGCTCGAACATGGACAGGTTGAGACGGCGGTTCATCATGAAGGGAACTTTCCCGTCCCGGATCTGGTTCTCGTATTTCTCTCCCCAGGCATTGAAATTCCAGCGGACAAGTGCCAGTTTCCGAAGTGCCCGGTTGACCACAAACGTGGGGCCGTAATCCCGGATCCAGACATCGGTATATTCGTTGGTATGGAGGGTGATCCGCAAAAGATCAACACCCATCTCCCGCAGGCGGGATCTTACTTTCCGGTGGACGATGGCGGTCGGGACAAACAGTTCAACTCTTTCGGACTGGTGGATCGTTGCTATGAACTCGTAGTATGCCTCTTCCACAAGAGAGAGTTTCGGGAATGTATCCGTGCTGTGAGGCCAGGAGAGCCAGACTGCTGCGTGGGGTTCCCATTCGGCAGGCATGTGGAACCCGCGGTTATTCGGGGTATCTCCCTCGCGCAATGCTGGGAATATCCCGCTCTCGCCCGGGAAGTAAGTGCCTATCCTGCCGTAGGTTTCCGGGCGGCGGTTCCGGAGAAAACCCCACGAATCGCTCACGGCCTTGTTCATCGAGAGATCGATGGTTGCGAGGAGCGTTTCTTCGGTATCATCTGCTTTTGCAATAACCTTCCCAAAGGCATCGCAGACAAAGGATCCGCCAAAGAACCGGGTCTCCCCTTCCCTGCCAACCCTGTTGACGGCTGCCACGTGGACACTGTTGGCTATTGCATGGCTGCGCTGGATAAGCTCCCATGCTTCCTGCCAGTTTCCTTCCGCGGGAATGTCCCCGCCGGGATGTCCGATCGCCGTGGGATAAAAGATGATGTCTGCCCCTTCCAGTGCCACGCACCGGGCAGCCTCCGGGAACCACTGGTCGAAACAGATGAGCACGGCGATACGCCCGTACTGCGTGGAATAGACCTGGTACACCTCCCCCGGGTAAAAGTATTCCTTTTCAAAGAATCCGGGATCCTGCGGGATGTGGACTTTATGGTAGGGGGTTTTAAAATTCCCATCTGCGTCGATGACTACTGCGGCATTATAGACCCGGCCTTCCGGGGTTTTTTCCAGGACCGGAACGATGATGACCACGCCGTGTCTCTTCGCTATGGATGCAAAAATGTCTGTTGATTCACCGGGGATGGTTTCTGCGATCCCTGAGATATCGGTGCCGATGTGCTGGGGGAAATACCGGGAGCGGTACAGTTCAGGGAGGCAGATGATCCGGGCACCTGCCGTAACTGCAGCTTCGACCTGCTCCTGTGCTTTTTTCCGGTTCTTTTCCATGTCCTGGCCAACAGCCATCTGGATAAGACCGATTACGACGGTTCCCGGTTCCATGTGTTTCGTGGTATACGGTTTTTCTTATTGGGATAAATAGGATATCCATATCGTCCGGAATGGCTGGTGGCCGGCATCCATCTTTGGCACAGCTTGTTTGTCAGATGGAACGGCTGCATCAGAACTGCGGGAAATTTTTACGGGTCGAAGTGCTTCGAGCTTCGATGTATGATGTCCGGGATTATTGCCGACACCAATAATGCATGGATCGATTTCCGGTCCCTGGCACAGTCACTTTTATATTACCAAATGTCAAAAACAATTGACAAAGGGACTGCATGAAGAAAAATACGTTCTATCTTTTTGTGGGGTGTATCGCTCTTGCCCTTCTGGGAATTTTCTGGTACTCCGTGGAAGTTCACAATGCCCTGCTGATAGAGGCAGCGTTCGTCATCGGGATAGTGATCGTCTACCTGGCCCGAAAGAAAGTAACCGATCTTATCGAAGATGAGCGCAGCGCGAAAATTACGGAAAAAGCGGCCCTGCGGACATTCCAGGTTTTCTGGGTTGTGTTCTGCGCCTTTTCTATCGGGGCGGTCATGAACCTGCTCTACCTCCCCCACTTCCCGCGACCGCGGGTTAGCGGTCCTTCCGGTGATATCCTGGCCTTAGAGATTATGCCCACCAGGATACTGGGGTATTTCCAGCTGGGGCTCCTGTGCCTGATGATCTTCCTCTATGTTGGCTTCAGGCTGTACTATGCCAGAAAGTACGGGGATTGGGAGACCGATGAAGAATAAGATCAAGGTGTTCCGGGCAATGCACGATCTCACGCAGGAAGATCTCGCGTTAGCTATCGGCGTCACCCGGCAGACCATTCTTGCCATAGAAAAAGGCAAATATGTTCCGTCCCTGGATCTGGCTTTCAGGATCGCACGCCGCTTCGATGTAAATATTGAAGAAGTCTTCACGTACGAGAGTGAAGTGCGGACTATCGATATCGACTGACTTCGCATTCTTTTTTTTTATCCCGGTCAGGATTCCTTGCTTAGATCAGTGCCATGGTTTGAAGATACATTATTGTTTTCTCCATTCTCGAGTCCTGCCGGACTGGTTGTGGAGACGTGATTGTACCTATAAATTACCTGGATAAACACAATGTTTATATTACAAAATGTAAAATATACATTACATGGTGTACTCAGGCTGTACTGTTTGCACCGGTATAATGCCTCAGGGATGAACGGCGGGCGAACCCATAAACCATCTCAATAATATCTGCAAAAGTGCGGTAAACTACCAGCAGAACAACCATATCTTCCTCCCTAATGTGGGTGAAGAACCTTAGTCCCAATCCCTGACCGTGGCATTTTACCGGCGTTCACATCAACCTGAATAAACCAGATACAGAATCGTGGATTTTAAGAATACATGGGCACATCTCCCTGAAATGTGGAAGCCCTGGGTGGAATCATGAAAAAACAAGTTATAATTCTGTGCGTACTCTCTCTCCTGTTCCTTGTATGTACGGTGACTGCCGCAGGTACGTCAGTGAGCACAACAAGTTCAGCAAGTTCAAGCAGCAGTTCAAGTAGTACAAGTACATCAACAACGCTCTCACCGGAAAATGCCCTTGCGCAGGTGTATGTCAGTTCAGTTACGGTCGACCCTGAATCATTCTATCCTTATGAGACCGGAACGATCACTGTCCAGATCACCAACGCCGGCTCACAATCCGTTGCATTTTCCCAGGCAACAATACTGTCTGAAGACTTCAACCTCGAGAATCCGGATTCATACCGGGGAATGATCTATCTTGGTCCGGGCAACACGATGACATATACGTTCATCGTTAAGGCAGCCTCATCGGAAGGGACGTACTTCCCCCTGTTTACCGTGGCTTCCCGGGATTCGGGGAGTATCCGGTATCCCATCAAGGTGGCCATTGATAAAACAGACATCCGTACCGGCATCTCGCAAAGACCCGATGCATTTCCGCTTGACGCTGCAAGTACGGTGAATGTAAGCATTTTCAATCCGCGGAAAGGCTTACTCGACAGTATTGAAATAACTCCAACGGGGATCAATGCGGATGTGAGCCCGTCACAGAAATTTATCGCTTCCTTAAACGGGGAAAGTGTCCTCGAAATTCCGTTTACGGTTACTCCTCATGGAAATAACTCTTCCGTGAATTTCCATATTGCTTACCAGAACGGGGATAATGACCATGCAGCCAATCTCTCCCTCCCCCTCAATATCGGTGAGGACAAGACCGGGGCAAAACCCATTGTCAACAATATTGCCCTGGTATCGCAGGGGTCCTCGTATAAGCTTACCGGCGACGTGAATAATGCAGGGATTTCCGATGCAAAAGGCTTGGTTGTCACGGTAGGATCCCCTGCCCGTGCGGTTGAGCCGTATCCGGAATACGCAATCGGATCCCTGGCTGCCGATGACTTTTCCAGTTTCGAAGTTAATTTTGCCAGCACTGATCTCTCATCTGTTCCCCTGGTAATCACGTGGAAAGATACAGA encodes:
- a CDS encoding PAS domain S-box protein: MSFLYFDQVYKRPLAIPLIIAISATATLAVNGYGLTHGITNVLPHLFYIPIILAAYYYPRRGLLVSVCISVLYFAEVVLVYPAVSDIWLATVARCIVFIVLAGLFSWLSGKMHSDTRMCRRLVSMVRSSNDAIIGKTLDGIITDWNEGAENLYGYTAGEAIGESISLIMPVSRASEMTTLLEKVRNGEPVERYETERITKDGRIIQVSLSISPIKNEEGIVIGASTSAHDITVQKEMQDQILRSRNEWELTFDAVPDMIAIIDRNHRIVRINQSMARRLNLTPEEAVGRACYQLVHNLSAPLEICPHSRLLIDGNSHSAEIHENALDGEFQITVSPLHNPAGEVTGSVHILHDITAFRKAQDVLEDRERFLNRLLETISNPIFYKDKNGFFLGCNSSFEKYLGLRKDQIIGKTVYDIAPKELADIYFRKDSELFASPGTQIYESQVRYADGTVHDVIFTKSTFNGRDGRIEGLVGVILDITDRKQWELALQQANNKLNMLSSITRHDILNQLMGLRAFLELSREMVTDPEVQGFIEGEERAAEAIGRQIEFTRYYQDIGVQAPRWHDLGQIVRSSLSQLNLGHTSVDIKLPDTEVYADPLIEKVFYNLVENSLRHGEGVTRITFSQEETPEGLVVSYMDDGIGISSEDKARLFQKGFGKNTGLGLFLSREILSITGLSIRETGIPGSGVRFEIIAPKGKYRIHSPSGP
- a CDS encoding SpoIIE family protein phosphatase, with product MKGLSFRLPACSVLVKILLVFLVLSVLSLLVCGLVAYVTISNVGFSAEKDSISLGNKAVDAATGALKDAAEKNLVQLASDQADLTNVLFEDTITEMEILATQAETAGYNSPIAPLTRPYARENPPADPADATVIFLAPGSRATKDSEEYRTVAGMSDLLRGVYYADGNLTSVYVVTDSGIVVMYPWRSFENGTIDPRNRDWFTGAEKAGDVYWSEPYRDSATNDIVVTSSKAVRTRFGTWVVGSDVTVGDINSAFLNQALDGRGYAVLMDNKGTIISRPNLSSGETMGAGTYVPENVFRGDNPALAVISRNMTAGKKGLETTNFNNVETYVAYAPVRSLNWSFAVSMPVDEITAPIQPTRDMIVAATILTGARIDEQTDRVRDIFTVLVLALIIVVAILSVYLARIITRPVEALKKGTLAIGHGDLDYRVRLETRDEFEDLAHSFNQMAGDLRKNIDELRRTTAEKERYTKELEIAKEIQESFLPEFIPEIPGYDIAATTIPAMEIGGDLYDFLPLKGGHWGFLIADVSGKSVSAALYMALSRTLFHASGSEHQHPSATVQWVNRMLFDDGRSGMFITVFYGVLDPEKKTFAYVNAGHNPPILVKKNGEKARYLEGRDIALGVLPEVKAASHALLLEPGDLLVLYTDGITEAFNEVNVDFSEERLVAYLEKNRSLPAREILAGLLAEIQEFRGNAPQSDDITLLVIRVE
- a CDS encoding EFR1 family ferrodoxin (N-terminal region resembles flavodoxins. C-terminal ferrodoxin region binds two 4Fe-4S clusters.) — encoded protein: MKTILYYFTGTGNSLAAARGLARGIENCELVSIASVGENIPEIVPAADRVGIVCPVYFSGLPVMVASFASRLNISRSGYTFAVVTMGGSGGIPTLRQLDSILAKQPGQGLDAGFTVKMPGNYILLYESPTGPKREKILAAADQKIAEITSAVDMGLAVRIPFSLTGELIHRLFYPRFARHVHEDDRNFSVTEKCTSCGTCAAVCPARNIEIQDGRPSWLHHCELCCACIHICPTRAIGAGQSTAKRERYRNPSVSIADLKKQPGE
- a CDS encoding cation diffusion facilitator family transporter → MSHEVTDNSAAEGSYSSKQRTVLTSLVVDFVLWLPDIAAAILSGSIVLFADAVKCANEILATFFAYLTIRKMAKGGAGVYDYGMGKFETVTSVITGGVMFISLALVFLVAIYRIAVPAEIVHEGAYLGIFLMVVGVCTNSWLWHKNLRLYRKEPSPIMDSQWRLFRTKAFSDFVVLLSLIATIGLSHYGWSLYIDPLASFVIAGFLLFSGYRVITTSLPDLLDKTLDEELQMVIVRHLADFFHDYSALHGVRSRRSGNNVYIEIFLEFDGEHRMSEVQDNINRIKQSLEATIPRSHVSIVPTTAPVNSDGSPDDKAKKA
- a CDS encoding VIT1/CCC1 transporter family protein — translated: MPEKTVPPSPLPAFLALQKAEMTEYLIYTKIAAATKDPHNREVLTRIAGEELHHYQIWKRYTQKDVPPSFVLAWIYALAARILGITFTLKILERVEHRAQNLDRTMPSDIPEVAGILENEERHEQELIALIDEERLKYVGSVVLGLNDALVEFTGTLAGLTFAIQNTQIIAVAGLIMGVAASLSMAASEYLSQRSDAGPTDPFKASVYTGFTYIVTVAILILPFLVLPSPYLALVFTLCGAVSIIFFFTFYISVARDLPFWRRFGEMAAISLGIAAISFVIGLVIRVFLNVNV